From the genome of Bradyrhizobium sp. G127:
CCACGCTCCTCGGTGCGCTCGCCGGTCGGGCGCAGGAAGAAATTTTCCCGGCCATCGATCAGAATGCGCGCCTCGGATTTGTAGCGCGGCGTGATCATATTGACCGCGAGCAGCGACAAACCGAATGCAAAGGCAGTCGGCACGATGATCCACATCCTCTTGCGGACAATCGCCTGCCAAATCGTGCGCAGGTCCACGTCGCTGAACTCAGGACTTGTGGTTGGAAGGGGTCTGCGCGGAGTGACGGACGCGGGCGCCGGGGCGGCCACTGCGGCATCCGCCTTTGTCCGGAACGGCATCTTGTCCGTCCAGTCACGCCAGAACGAAAAACGCATCGAACACTCCCCACCCGGACGCTACTGAACTCAGGCGACTGCTGAACTTTGTGGGGGCGATTACAGTCTATTAAGGTTGCCGCTGAGTTAATCCACGTTCCGATCCGGCTGTTTTCCAGTTGGGAAAAGCCCTGCGTCATACTTTATTAACCATGAAAGTCCTTAAATCGGCTTCGATACTTACCCGGATTCTCTCATGCTGCGCAGCCGCGCGCGCCTCGCCTGTCTTGTTCTTGCGCTCATCGTCTCGGGCTGCATGAGGACGGCTGCGCCGGTCGCCGCCGTCGACGACGGCAGCCTCGATGCGATCGCTTACGGCAAGGTACAGCCGGTGCGCGCGATGGAGGTTGCGACAACTCCTGTCCCGCCCGTCTACGCTTATGCCGCCCACGACGAGCCATATCGGCTCGATGCGGGCGACCGGTTGCGGATTGTGGTCTACGGCCAGGAAGGCCTTACCAACACCTATACCGTCGACGCCGGTGGCTCGATCACAATGCCGCTGATCGGTGCGGTGCGCGCGCGCGGCATGACGCCGGCCCAATTGGCCGCCGCAGTGACATCGCGACTGAAGAACGGCTATCTGCGCGAACCCTATGTCGCAGCAGAGGTGGAGACCTACCGCCCGTTCTTTATTCTCGGAGAAGTTGCCGCACCCGGGCAATACCCCTACGTGCCGAATATGACGATCGAGAGCGCCGTCGCCATCGCAGGCGGTTTCACGCCCCGCGCGCTGCGAAGCAGCATCAAATTAACCCGCATGGGCGAAGCTGGTACCGCTCAGGCTGTCGTGCCGCCTGGCACGCTCCTGAAACCCGGGGACACGGTCGTTGTCGCCGAACGCTGGTTCTGACAATGCCCGAGACGTCCAATTCGCCGCTCCGCATCCTGCACGCCGTTCGCGCGCCTGTGGGGGGAATATTCCGTCATATTCTCGACCTTGCCGCCGGACAGGCCGAGCGCGGACATGAGGTCGGTATTCTCGCCGACAGCCTCACCGGCGGGGAGCGTGCGGACACCGCGCTGAAGGAGCTTGGCCCGAAACTCAAACTAGGCGTCTTTCGCCTCGCGATCCGCCGTGAGCCTCATCCGATCGATACGGTGGCATCGCTGCATTTTCTTCGTCTCGTGCGATCCCTCAAGCTGGATGTTCTGCACGGTCACGGCGCGAAGGCCGGCGCCTTCGTCCGCCTGAAAGGAAAATCCAAAAAGACGATCCGGGTTTACACCCCGCACGGCGGCTCCCTGCACTATCCGCCGAATACACTCAAAGGCGCGTTCTATGCGCGGCTCGAACGCGCACTCATGAACCGAACAGAGTTGTTCCTGTTTGAAAGCGCTTTCGCGCGCGACACCTATGAGCGCGTGGTCGGTAGACCCGCCGGTCTGGTCCGCTGCGTCTTCAACGGCGTGACCGCGTCGGAGTTCGATCCAGTGCCGCTCGCGGAAGATGCCACCGACCTGGTCTATGTCGGGGAATTCCGGGAGATCAAAGGCGCCGACCTGCTGATCCAGGCGGTGGCGCGGCTTCGGGCCGACGGCAAACCCGTCACCCTGACGCTCGCCGGCGACGGCGAAGAGACGGCAGCGCTGAAAGCCCTCATTAAGCGTCTGAACATCGAGGACGCAGTCCGCTTCATCGGGCACGTCAGGGCGCGTTATGGTTTTTCGAAGGGCAAGCTGCTGGTCGTTCCATCGCGCGGCGACTCCATGCCCTATGTCGTGATCGAGGCCGCCGCTGCAGGTGTTCCCATGATTGCCGCAAGCGTCGGTGGCATTCCTGAAATTCTCGGGCCGCATACGAGCGGACTTTTCGTCGCGAGCAGCGTCGGTGCCCTTGCAGATGCGATCGAAACAGCGCTCGGCGACATCGGTGCCGCTCGCGAGCGCGCCAAAAGCCTTCGCGAACGGATCTTCATCCACTTTTCCCAGAAGGCCATGGTCGAAGGCGTCTTGGACGGCTATCGCGATGCATTCAACGCGCGTTAACCTATCCTTATCGAGATAACCAATTCTTCCGATTTGTTGGCTAGGCATAAGGCCGGGAACCCTTGGTTCCGCGTGGCTTACCGCCACATGACGGCACAGATCGGAAATTTGCACCTTGGAACCCATCGACGTCCGAACCATGATGAACGCCGCGACGGCGGGAGCCGCGACCATGGGCGACGCCGATGGCGCACCGCGGCCTGAACGCCGCAAGCGGCTGTCTCCTGCCGCGCTCGCGGTCGCCAATGAGAAGGTGAGAAAAGCCTACTCGACGGTCGTCATCAGCGGGATCGTCCGCATCGTCGACTTCCTGTTGCTGAGCGTGGTCGGCCTTGCTCTGTATCTCTGGTATGTGACGCCCATCGACGGCTTCTCATGGCAGTACACCGCCGCCGTCCTCGCGGTCGCCGCCTGCGCGGTGATCAGTTTTCAGGCCGCCGAAATCTACGACGTTCAAGTGTTCCGCGGACAGATTCGCCAGATGACGCGGCTGGCGTCGTCATGGGCCTTCGTCTTCCTGTTGTTCATCGGCGCCTCGTTTTTCGCAAAACTGGGCGGCACCATCTCTCGCGTCTGGCTGTCGGCGTTCTTCTTCGGCGGCCTCTCGGCGCTGTTCGCGGAACGGCTCATCCTGCGCGCCCTCGTCCGCCGCTGGGCCCGCGAAGGCCGGCTCGACCGCCGAACGATTATCGTCGGCTCCGACGAGAACGGAGAGAACCTGATCCGCGCGCTCAAGGCCCAGGACGATTCCGACATTCAGATTCTCGGCGTATTCGATGACCGAAATGATTCCCGTGCACTGGAGACATGCGCCGGCGAACCCAAACTCGGCAAGATCGACGATATCGTCGAGTTTGCCCGCCGGACCCGGATCGATCTCGTGCTGTTCGCGCTGCCGATCTCCGCGGAGACACGCATTCTGGAGATGCTGAAAAAACTGTGGGTGCTGCCGGTCGATATCCGTCTCTCAGCCCACACAAACAAGCTGCGCTTCCGGCCGCGCTCCTACTCCTATCTCGGCAAGGTTCCGACGCTCGATGTGTTCGAGCAGCCGATCACCGATTGGGACATGGTGCTGAAGGCGGCATTCGACCGGGTGGTTGGTGCAATCATTCTGGTGCTGCTTTCCCCGGTCATGGCGATCGTCGCGCTTGCCATCAAACTCGACAGTCCTGGCCCGGTGCTGTTCCTGCAAAAGCGCTACGGCTTCAACAACGAGCGCATCGACGTCTACAAATTCCGCTCGCTGTTTCACGACCAAGCAGATCCGCTGGCCTCCAAGGTGGTCACCAAAGGCGACAAGCGCGTCACCCGCGTTGGCCGCTTCATCCGCAAGAGCAGTCTCGATGAACTGCCGCAGCTGTTCAATGTGGTCTTCAAGGGCAATCTTTCGCTGGTCGGGCCGCGGCCCCATGCAGTGCAGGGCAAGCTTCAAAGCCGGCTGTTCGACGAAGCCGTCGACGGATATTTCGCGCGCCATCGCGTGAAGCCTGGAATTACGGGCTGGGCGCAGATCAACGGCTGGCGGGGCGAGGTCGACAGCGAAGAGAAGATCCAGAAGCGCGTCGAGTTCGACCTGTATTACATCGAGAACTGGTCGGTGCTGTTCGACCTTTACATCCTCTTCAAGACTCCATTCGCCCTGATCAAGGGTGAGAACGCTTACTGAGCGCATGGCTCCGAAAATCACGAGGCGGATTTCGGAAAACCTCGTGCTCACATCATTGAACTGACGCGCAGGATGCGCGGAGGGGATTCCAGTTCGCATGGCATTCGCAGCGGCAGACTACGCCCTTCCCGCGGCTGCGACGCCGCCCGGCATCACGGCCATCCAGCGTCTATTGATGTGGGGCGTCGGCGCTGGCGGCGCTATCGTTTTCATCGAGCCCAGCCCCTACGAACTCGTGACACTGGTGTCGGTCATCTTTTTCTTCGCCACGGGCCTGCGCATGCGCCCGGTCTTCCTCGCGCTGCTGATCCTGCTATTCCTGCTGAACATCGGCTACACGATCTGCTCGGTGTACCTGATGGACAAGAAGGAGATTTTGAACTGGATTCTGACCTCGTGGTACATGGCCATTACCTCGCTGTTTTTCGCGATGGTGCTGTCCGAGGACACGGCCAGCCGGCTTGAATTTCTTCGGCGCGGCCTGATTTTCGGGGCACTGATCGCCTCGCTCGCTGCCGTCGCGGGATACTTTCACCTTGTGCCAGGTGGATATGACCTGTTCACCCTGTACAGCCGCGCACGCGGTACATTCAAGGATCCCAACGTGCTGGGCGCCTATCTGATCCTGCCCGCGCTGTTCCTGCTGCAAACCGTCGTCACGCAATCTTTCTGGAAATCGGTTCGAAGCGCGGTGGCGCTCGGAATTGTCAGCCTCGCGGTGTTGCTGGCGTTCTCGCGCGCCTCCTGGGGCCAACTGGTGATCTGTTCGGCCTTCATGCTGGTGCTGATGTACCTGACGACACCGTCCCAAAAACAGCGCACCCGCATCGTGACCGTGGCAATCGCGGCTGCGATTTGCGCGGCGTTGCTGCTGGTCGTGCTGCTGTCACTCGATTCCGTCAGCAACCTCTTTCAGGAGCGCGCCAGCTTCAATCAGAGTTATGACACCGGGCGCTTCGGGCGCTTCGGGCGGCACGCTCTGGGCTTCCAGATGGCCCTGGAATTGCCGTTGGGGATCGGACCGCTTCAGTTCACCAGGTTCTTTCCCGAGGACACCCACAACTCATTCCTGAATGCATTCATGTCCGGCGGCTGGATCGCGGGGATCGCCTTCCCCGCACTAATTTTCACGACGGTCGTCATGGGCTTCAAGCTGATCTTCGTCCGCGTGCCGTGGCAGCGGACTTATCTCGCGATCTTTGCCGCGTTCGTGGGGACAGTCGGCGAAGCCTTCATCATCGACGTCGACCACTGGCGTCACTTCTGGATGATGCTGGGAACGATGTGGGCGATGTTCGCCGCCGCCCATGCCTACAGCTATCAGGCCCGCAAACACGCAGCGCAAGTACGTTAGTCCCCGTCGGCGCTTTGACCCACAGCCCCTGATCGTCGCAGCACCCGCCTGTTCCGCAATGAATGGATGTTCACGCAATATACCTGTTTCCGGCGGAACAGAGACTGTCGCTTCCCGTTGAAGAGCCGGGCAGACAACGAGGAGGACATCATGAGAAATAGCCTTTTAATTACGACAGCCATGGCTGCTTTGATCGGCTCGGCTGGCATTGCGACGGCGCAAGCTCCCAGCAACGCACCAAACGCTCCGGCTGCAACTCAATCCGCTCCGTCCACAACACAAGGCGCGCCGGCCGAGAGGGCCGCGCCGATGAATCGCGGAGAGTCGCCAAGTGGAATGAAAGGCGGCCAGGCTGAAATGCCTCGTGAGGGCGGTAGCGCCCAGCGAGCGCAGGACAATGCGCGCGATGGTATGAAGTCGAAGGGCGCCGAGACGACCCAGGATCAGAAGGGTGGCAAGGCCGCTACGGATTCGACGATGGACAAGTCGAAGAACGGCATGAAGGCCGATCAGAAGAACGCTGCCGAAGGCAAGGCCGGCACCACAACCGGTCAGGCCGGCGCCGGTGCGAAGCTGTCGAGCGATCAGCGCACGACCATTCGCACGTCTATCACCAAGCAGAACATCAAGCCTGTCACCAACGTCAACTTCTCGATTTCCGTCGGCACGCGAGTTCCCCGGACCGTGAGCTTCCATCCGCTGCCCGCGGAAGTGGTGACCATTTATCCTGACTGGCGCGGATATGAATTTTTCCTCGTCGGCAATGAAATCGTGGTGGTGAATCCCCGGACGATGGAAATCGTCGCCGTGCTGGACGCTTAAGTTCAGCACTGCGAATTCAAAAAAGGCCGGTCGTAAGACCGGCCTTTCTTTTTACGGTTTGTCAGAATTTATCGAAGGCGTCCGCTGGCGACATTGAAAGTCCAGGAGCGACGACCGCTGCTGAAGACCACCCGCCTGAACTGCAACGCCCTCGCCTGTTCGGGGATTTTTGCCGTTTCAACCAGCTGCATCGCCATCTGCCGGGTCATCTGCGGCGACACAAAGCGGACTGTGCTATTTCCGCGGCCTGATGCCTCGACTTTCATGCCGCCATCCCGCATCTGCTGGCCCATCTGGTGCGCGTAAAGCTCACGATTGGCGACGGCTGCGATTTGAACCGATGGCTGAAGAATCTCGTATTGGGCCATGCGCATGACATGCGCCATATCCAGCGCGGCCCCATTCGCCGGGTCCGCCGCAGCCGCCATCTGAAGGCGCAGCTCCATGCTGCGAAACGCCGAGATTGAAACCGGCGTCTTGCTTCTGCTTCGTCTGGCGTTTTCATAACTCGTTTTCAAGGCCGTCGCTTCAGCCAGGAGCGTGTCGAGGGCGGCTTTGTTGTCAGCGGCTTTTTGCTCAGCGGGCGTCAATGCCACCGGTGCCGGCGGTGATGCCGGGGGGGCAGCTTCACCGGATTGCGCAGGAGCTGCGGTAACCGGCTCCTGCTTAGTCGGAAGACTCCCCGTCGCCTGCGGCGGAACACCTGCATCGCGCGATTCTGAGGGAGACTGGATACCCGGGGCGGTGGTTTGAGCCGTCTGACCCATGGCGGCACCGCCGAATAGCACGGCGAGAGATCCCAGTGCCAAAGCAATGCTTTTTCGTCGCAACACGGTGTACCCAATCATCGTCGGGGATCGACGGCAATACTGATCGACACCCACCAACGCATCAAGAGGTATTTTTGTTCGGCCTTGATACAAATAATTTTGGAAGCTGATCGGGCCGTGAATACCGGACAAAAAAAATCCCGGCTGCCTTTCCGCAGCCGGGCCAAGTCTGGGAGTACCTTACAGAGCAAAAGACGCTGAGCGCCTTAGTGGACGATTTCGAAAAGACCTGCGGCCCCCATGCCGCCGCCGATGCACATGGTTACAACACCGTATTTGGCCTTGCGGCGGCGCCCTTCGATCAACACGTGACCGGCCAGACGCGCGCCCGTCATGCCATAGGGATGCCCCATCGAGATCGAACCGCCGTTGACGTTGAGCTTCTCGGGGTCGATCCCGAGCTTGTCGCGGCAATAGATCACCTGAACGGCATAGGCTTCGTTCAGCTCCCACAGATCGATGTCGTCGATCTTGAGGCCGTGCCGCTTCAGCAGACGGGGAATAGCAGCAACAGGACCGACGCCCATCTCGTCTGGCTCGACGCCCGCGGCAACGAAACCGCGGAAGATGCCGAGCGGTTTGAGGTTCTTCTTCGCGGCGACCTTGTCGCTCATGATGACGCAAGCCGAAGCGCCATCCGACAGCTGGCTGGCGTTTCCGGCGCTGATGGTCTTGCCTTCGAACACCGGCTTGATGGCGGCGAGCCCCTCGGCTGTGGTCTCTGGACGCGGCCCCTCGTCCTTGGTCAGGGTGACGTCCTTGAACGAGACCTGCTTGGTCTCCTTGTCCATCACCGCCATTTTGGTCTTGAACGGCACGATCTCGTCGTTGAAACGGCCGCCCTGAATGGCAGCGCCGGTCCGGCGCTGACACTCCAGGCTGTACTCATCCTGCTTGTCACGCGGAATGTTGTAACGCGCCGCAACGACTTCCGCGGTCTCCAGCATCGACATGTACATGTCGGGCTTCATCGCCATCAGTTCGTCATCGACCGCATGAAACTTGTTCATGTGGTCGTTCTGAACGAGGCTGATCGATTCAATGCCGCCGCCGATTGCGACCTCGACCCCGTCGAGCATCACCGAACGCGCGGCAACCGCGATCGCCTGCAAACCGGACGCACACTGCCGGTCGATCGTGGTGCCTGCGACCGTGACCGGAAGCCCGGCGCGGATCGCACCCTTGCGCGCGACGTTCATCACCATGGTGCCCTGCTGCATGGCGCAGCCCATCACCACGTCCTCGACCTCACCCGGATCGATTCCGGCCCGTTTCACGGCCTCAGCCATGACATGCCCCGCCATGGTCGGGCCTTCGGTGTTGTTGAGCGCGCCGCGATAGGCCTTGCCGATTCCGGTGCGGGCGGTGGAAACGATAACTGCATCGACCATGCGGTGACCTCCGATATATGAGCCGGCACAACCAAGTTTGCGGGCGGACTCTCTGTGAATGTCTACGTTATATGATAATCATCATTCAATTAGAAGCGCCCAAGGCCTTGGCAAGGCTGCCATGCCGAAGAGGCCCGAATGCTACGATTGAAAATCAGGCCGCGCGCGCATAGCGAAGCAGATGGTAAGTCGGGTCACCGAACTGGATATTGATTGCGGCGATGCGCTTGAAGTAATGCCCGACGTTGAGCTCGTCACTCATACCCATGCCGCCGTGAAGCTGGATCGCCTGCTCGCCAACGAAACGCGCCGCCTCGCCGACCTTTGACTTCGTGCCGGACGCCAGTTTCGATGCCTGCGGATCGCCCTCGGCGACGGTCAGGTTCAGGTGCTGCATCAGCGATGTAGCTTCTTGCAGCGCGATGAACATATCGACCATCCGGTGCTGCAGGACCTGGAAGGTCCCCAGCGTCACACCGAACTGCTTGCGGGTCTTGGTGTATTCCAGCGTCGACGCGTTCAGCACATCCATTGCACCGGTCGCTTCCGCGCAGAGCGCTGCGATGGCGCGATCCCGGCATGCTTCGAGTGCCACGACGCCCTCGCCTTCCTTCCCGAGCAAGCTGATCGCCGGAATGCTGACGTCTTTGAACGTGATTTCCGCCGCGCGCCGGCCGTCGATGGTCTTGAAACTTTGCAGATGAAGTCCCGCCGACTGCCGGTCCACGATGAAAAGGCTGACGCCGACGCGGTCGCGCGGACCGCCCGACGTTCGCGCAGACACGATGAGCTTGTCGGCCCACGGCGCGCCAATCACCGCCGCCTTGGCGCCGTTCAGAATATAGTTATCGCCACTGCGCTTTGCAGTCGTGCTGACATTGTTGAGATCGTAGCGCGACTTGCCCTCGGTCCAGGCCAACGCCCAAATCGCTTCACCCGCCATGATCGGCGGCAGCAGCGCCTCGCGCTGCGCGTCGGTCCCCTGGCTTTCAATCAGGCCACCTGCCAGCACTACGGTTTCAAAATAAGGCTCGACGACGAGATGACGGCCGAATTCCTGCATCACGATCATCGTCGCCAACGGACCGCCGCCGAGGCCACCGGACGCCTCGGAAAACGGCGCCGCCAGCAAACCGAGCTCGGCGAAAGCACTCCAGTGCTTCCGGCTCCAGCCGTCTTCGGTCGCGACGATCTTGCGGCGTGTGTCGAAGTCATACTGGTCCCGCAACAGACGCTGGATGCTGCTGCGCAGGAGTTCCTGCTCTTCTGTAAACTGAATATCCACCGGATGCCTCGTGCGACGCGTTAAAGTCCGAGCACCGCTTTTGCGATGATGTTGCGCTGGATCTCGTTCGATCCGCCGTAAATGCTGAGCTTGCGCGCGTTCAGATATTTCTCAGCCGCGGTGTGCCCTTCGGCAGGCCCTGGCATAAAGATATTGGCGCTGACCGGATGCTCGCGCAGCGCAAGTCCGTAGTTTCCGATAGCCCTGTGCGTCAGATCGGTGATGCGCTGAAAGATTTCAGTCCCCCTGATCTTGAACAGCGACGCCGCCGGTCCCGGATCGATGCCGCGCGACATCTGCGCGACAACCCGAAGCTCGGTAGCTTCCAGTGCCAGCACATCGAGTTCGACCCGCGCGATGTCCTTGGTGAACTCGCCGAAAGCCGGGTCGTCCTCGCCGATCTCGGTCTTCACGATGGTCTTGAGCTTGTTCAGGTAGCGGGTCGAACGCCCGATCCCGGCCATGCTGGTGCGCTCGTTGCCCAGCAGGAACTTCGCGTAGGTCCAACCCTTGTTTTCCTCGCCGATCAGATTTTCAACCGGCACACGAACGTTCTCGAGGAAAACGTCGTTGACCTCATGCGAACCATCGATGGTGATGATCGGACGCACGGTGACGCCCGGTGTCTTCATATCGATCAGCAGGAACGAGATGCCCGACTGTGGCTTGGCGGCGGGATCGGTGCGCACCAGACAGAAGATCCAGTCCGCATGCTGCGCCAGCGTGGTCCAGGTCTTGTGACCATTGACGATGTAATGGTCACCCTCGCGCACAGCCTTGGTGCGGACCGAAGCGAGATCGGAACCGGAGCCCGGCTCGGAATAGCCCTGACACCACCAGTCCTCGCCCGACAAAATCCGGGGTAGATATTTCTTTTTCTGCGTCTCGTTGCCGAAAGTGTAGATAACCGGCCCCACCATCGTCACGCTGAAAGCCAGCGGCGGCAGCGTCCCGGCGCGGGTCGTCTCCTGCTCGAAAATGAAGCGCTGCGTGATCGACCAGCCGGGGCCGCCGTATTCCTTCGGCCACAGCGGAGCGATCCAGCCTTTCTTGTGGAGAATTTTGTGCCAGAGCATCGACTGCTCTTTCGTCAGATCCGTTTCCGGATTCGGCACGCGCATTTCCTGCGGATAGTTTTCCGCGATGAAGGCTCTCACCTCATCGCGAAATGCCGCATCCTCCCTGGAAAGCTTCAGCTCCATCGGACGGCTCCGTTACCACTTCTCGCCGAACGGGCGGATTTCGGTCTCGAATGTCCAGGCGTCGCGGGGCTGCTGATAAAGCTGCCAGTAGGTTTCCGCGACGGCCGCCGGACGCATCAGACGATTCGGATCGAGGTTCTCGATCGCCTCCTTGCCTTCGCGGTTGGCGATCAACTGCCGCACCCACTCGGTATCGACGCTGGAGTCGATGATAAGATGGGCGACGTGAATGTTCTTCGGGCCCAATTCGCGCGCAATCGACTGCGCAACGGCACGCAGGCCGAACTTGGCGCTGGCGAATGCCGCGAAACCCGAACCACCGCGTAAGCTCGCCGTCGCACCGGTGAAGAAGATGGCCCCCTTGCCGCGCGGCAGCATCACGCGGGCGGCTTCGCGCCCAGCGAGGAAGCCCGAATAGCAAGCCATTTCCCAGACCTTGCGGAATACGCGCTCGGTGGTTTCCACAATGGGGAAGTTAACGTTGGCGCCGATGTTGAAAATGCAGACTTCCAATGGCGCATGCTTGTCGGCATCGGAGATGAAGGAAATCATCTCCTCTTCCTTGCGCGCATCGAGCGAGCGGCCAAACACCGTGCCGCCTGCATCGCGGATTTCCTTCATCAGAGGTTCAAGCTTCTCGCCTTGACGCCGGCCGACGAAAACAGTGAAGCCTTCGGCTGCGAATTTCTTGGCGATCTCGCCGCCGATGAAGTCTCCGGCGCCGATGACGGCCACGGTCGCGTTACGTTTCTGCAAGGTCTTTCTCCCGGCGAGAGTAAATTTCAGGATTTTGTCGCGATTTCAGTGACGCAAATCTTGCGTCACGTCTCCCGCAGCGATTCAGCCAGTTTGTGCTTCAGGATCTTGCCCGTCGATGTCGCCGGCAGAGCGTCCAGCACGATGATCTGCGACGGACGCTTGTAGGACGTAAGCTGCTTGCCGGCGAAGGCCATCAGCTCCGATGGGGTCACATTGGAGCCCTTCAGCAACTGAACGAAGGCCACCACTTCTTCATTGCCATCGGCAGAGCGCCCCACCACGGCGGACTGCACCACGGCATCGTGCGAACTGAGCACGGCCTCCACCTCGGCCGGATAGACATTGAAGCCCGACCGGATAATCATTTCCTTGGTGCGACCGACGATGAAGAAGCATCCGCCATCGGCGCGCGCAAGGTCGCCGGTATTGAACCAGCCGTCGCTGTCGATCGCTTTCGCGGTGAGATCCGGCGCGCGATAATACCCAAGCATGACGTTGCGGCCGCGGACATGCAGTTCACCGACAGTTCCGTCAGCGACAATTGCGCCTTCGCGGTTGACGATGCGCGCCTCGATACCGGGCAACAGTGTTCCGACCGCCTCATCCGGACGCGGCGAATCCAGCCGCACGCCGGAAATGCCCGGTGAGCACTCCGTGATGCCGTAGCCGTTCAGCAGCGACAGACCCAATTCCTGTTCAGTGCGGCGCTTGAGATCAAGATCGAGCGGCGCGCCTGCAACGGTGATCATGCGCAGCGAGCCGGTGTTCAGTTTATCGATGCCCTGCAACGTCTTGTATTCGAGCAACCGCTGGAAGGTTGCCGGTACGCCGTTGAGGATGGTCACGCCGTCCTCGGCGATGGCCTTTGCCAATACAGCGGGATCGTATTTGCTGACCATTTGGACCGTGCCGCCGGTCATCAGAGTCTGGAGCAACAGCGAGACACCGACGATGTGAGAGATCGGCAACACGACATAGACCCTGTCGCGATTGTCCATCTTCCGGAACAGCGCGATCGCCTTGGCACTGAACAGCAGGTTTTCGTGAGTCAGCATCACGCCTTTCGGCGTACCTGTAGTCCCCGAAGTATAGATCAGAACGGCGACCTGCTTGGCGGGATTGACGTGAACCGGCTCCGCCGCCGCAGTTTCATTCAGGAGTCCGATCCCGATATCTTTCAGCGGACCGACATTGCCAATAGTCGCGCCGACGCGCGTCGCATGGTTCGCGGACTCCGGCGAGACGTTCACCGTGAAGAACATCCGTCTTGCGCCGCTGTGGTCGCGAATCTGATCCAGTTCGCGCGGGGACAACCGCGGATTGACAACGATCGCCCAAGCATCGATCCGGCTGGCCGCGAGCAACAATGCTGCCAGCGCGATGCAATTCTCACTGACGATCATCATCCGGTCGCCGGGCCGAACGTTGAGCTCCCGCAGCGCCGAGGCCACCTGCTCCACGGATTCGGAAAGCTGCCGGTACGACCAGATTACAGATCCTTCGACTAGCGCCGGGTGATCGGGCGTCGCGGAGACTGCGCGATCCATGGTCTGGTGCAGGCGATCCGGGATCTCTTTCAGTATGTCAGCGACGT
Proteins encoded in this window:
- a CDS encoding polysaccharide biosynthesis/export family protein; its protein translation is MLRSRARLACLVLALIVSGCMRTAAPVAAVDDGSLDAIAYGKVQPVRAMEVATTPVPPVYAYAAHDEPYRLDAGDRLRIVVYGQEGLTNTYTVDAGGSITMPLIGAVRARGMTPAQLAAAVTSRLKNGYLREPYVAAEVETYRPFFILGEVAAPGQYPYVPNMTIESAVAIAGGFTPRALRSSIKLTRMGEAGTAQAVVPPGTLLKPGDTVVVAERWF
- a CDS encoding glycosyltransferase family 4 protein, with amino-acid sequence MPETSNSPLRILHAVRAPVGGIFRHILDLAAGQAERGHEVGILADSLTGGERADTALKELGPKLKLGVFRLAIRREPHPIDTVASLHFLRLVRSLKLDVLHGHGAKAGAFVRLKGKSKKTIRVYTPHGGSLHYPPNTLKGAFYARLERALMNRTELFLFESAFARDTYERVVGRPAGLVRCVFNGVTASEFDPVPLAEDATDLVYVGEFREIKGADLLIQAVARLRADGKPVTLTLAGDGEETAALKALIKRLNIEDAVRFIGHVRARYGFSKGKLLVVPSRGDSMPYVVIEAAAAGVPMIAASVGGIPEILGPHTSGLFVASSVGALADAIETALGDIGAARERAKSLRERIFIHFSQKAMVEGVLDGYRDAFNAR
- a CDS encoding undecaprenyl-phosphate glucose phosphotransferase, with product MEPIDVRTMMNAATAGAATMGDADGAPRPERRKRLSPAALAVANEKVRKAYSTVVISGIVRIVDFLLLSVVGLALYLWYVTPIDGFSWQYTAAVLAVAACAVISFQAAEIYDVQVFRGQIRQMTRLASSWAFVFLLFIGASFFAKLGGTISRVWLSAFFFGGLSALFAERLILRALVRRWAREGRLDRRTIIVGSDENGENLIRALKAQDDSDIQILGVFDDRNDSRALETCAGEPKLGKIDDIVEFARRTRIDLVLFALPISAETRILEMLKKLWVLPVDIRLSAHTNKLRFRPRSYSYLGKVPTLDVFEQPITDWDMVLKAAFDRVVGAIILVLLSPVMAIVALAIKLDSPGPVLFLQKRYGFNNERIDVYKFRSLFHDQADPLASKVVTKGDKRVTRVGRFIRKSSLDELPQLFNVVFKGNLSLVGPRPHAVQGKLQSRLFDEAVDGYFARHRVKPGITGWAQINGWRGEVDSEEKIQKRVEFDLYYIENWSVLFDLYILFKTPFALIKGENAY
- a CDS encoding O-antigen ligase family protein, producing the protein MAFAAADYALPAAATPPGITAIQRLLMWGVGAGGAIVFIEPSPYELVTLVSVIFFFATGLRMRPVFLALLILLFLLNIGYTICSVYLMDKKEILNWILTSWYMAITSLFFAMVLSEDTASRLEFLRRGLIFGALIASLAAVAGYFHLVPGGYDLFTLYSRARGTFKDPNVLGAYLILPALFLLQTVVTQSFWKSVRSAVALGIVSLAVLLAFSRASWGQLVICSAFMLVLMYLTTPSQKQRTRIVTVAIAAAICAALLLVVLLSLDSVSNLFQERASFNQSYDTGRFGRFGRHALGFQMALELPLGIGPLQFTRFFPEDTHNSFLNAFMSGGWIAGIAFPALIFTTVVMGFKLIFVRVPWQRTYLAIFAAFVGTVGEAFIIDVDHWRHFWMMLGTMWAMFAAAHAYSYQARKHAAQVR
- a CDS encoding DUF1236 domain-containing protein, which encodes MRNSLLITTAMAALIGSAGIATAQAPSNAPNAPAATQSAPSTTQGAPAERAAPMNRGESPSGMKGGQAEMPREGGSAQRAQDNARDGMKSKGAETTQDQKGGKAATDSTMDKSKNGMKADQKNAAEGKAGTTTGQAGAGAKLSSDQRTTIRTSITKQNIKPVTNVNFSISVGTRVPRTVSFHPLPAEVVTIYPDWRGYEFFLVGNEIVVVNPRTMEIVAVLDA
- a CDS encoding acetyl-CoA C-acyltransferase, with translation MVDAVIVSTARTGIGKAYRGALNNTEGPTMAGHVMAEAVKRAGIDPGEVEDVVMGCAMQQGTMVMNVARKGAIRAGLPVTVAGTTIDRQCASGLQAIAVAARSVMLDGVEVAIGGGIESISLVQNDHMNKFHAVDDELMAMKPDMYMSMLETAEVVAARYNIPRDKQDEYSLECQRRTGAAIQGGRFNDEIVPFKTKMAVMDKETKQVSFKDVTLTKDEGPRPETTAEGLAAIKPVFEGKTISAGNASQLSDGASACVIMSDKVAAKKNLKPLGIFRGFVAAGVEPDEMGVGPVAAIPRLLKRHGLKIDDIDLWELNEAYAVQVIYCRDKLGIDPEKLNVNGGSISMGHPYGMTGARLAGHVLIEGRRRKAKYGVVTMCIGGGMGAAGLFEIVH